One genomic segment of Arthrobacter sp. Marseille-P9274 includes these proteins:
- the nrdR gene encoding transcriptional regulator NrdR: protein MYCPFCRNADSRVVDSRLTEDGSAIRRRRQCSECGRRFTTLETTSLSVVKRSGAGEPFSRTKVINGVRKACQGRPVTDDDLALLAQEVEETVRASGAAEIDAHQVGLAILGPLKKLDLVAYLRFASVYQGFESLDDFESAIGQLRSETEAAAKAGPSGKQRPLTAR, encoded by the coding sequence GTCGTCGACAGCAGGCTGACCGAGGACGGCTCGGCCATCCGCCGGCGCCGGCAGTGCTCGGAATGCGGCCGCCGTTTCACGACGTTGGAGACGACCAGCCTGAGCGTGGTCAAGCGCTCAGGCGCCGGCGAGCCGTTCTCGCGAACCAAGGTGATCAACGGCGTGCGCAAGGCGTGCCAGGGCCGGCCGGTGACGGATGACGACCTGGCCCTGCTTGCCCAGGAGGTCGAGGAGACGGTCCGTGCCAGCGGCGCGGCGGAGATCGATGCGCACCAGGTCGGCCTGGCGATTCTGGGCCCGCTGAAGAAGCTGGACCTGGTGGCGTACCTGAGGTTTGCCAGCGTGTACCAGGGGTTCGAGTCGCTCGACGACTTCGAGTCGGCCATCGGGCAGTTGCGGTCGGAGACCGAGGCCGCGGCGAAGGCCGGGCCTTCCGGCAAGCAGCGTCCGCTCACCGCGCGGTAG
- the ppgK gene encoding polyphosphate--glucose phosphotransferase: MGEMDDGRRAAKKAARSVLGIDIGGTGTKGGIVDLKKGKLVGDRLRLDTPKPSTPEAVAEVVAAVVEELSARPEGPPPQSPVGVTFPAIIRHGVALSAANVDPSWVGTDVDKLLSERLGREVHVMNDADAAGLAEARFGVGAGRDGTVLVITLGTGIGSAFIFNGQLVPNVELGHLEVDGFDAETKASAMARERDGLDWDEYAVRLQRYFSHVEFLFSPELFIVGGGISKRSVDFLPKLKLATEIVPAELKNNAGIVGAALQAAHHFKYPG, encoded by the coding sequence ATGGGCGAGATGGACGATGGCCGGAGGGCCGCAAAGAAGGCTGCCCGGTCCGTCCTCGGGATCGATATCGGGGGCACCGGAACCAAGGGCGGCATCGTCGACCTGAAGAAGGGCAAGCTGGTCGGGGACCGTTTGCGGCTGGACACGCCCAAGCCGTCGACCCCGGAGGCCGTCGCCGAGGTGGTTGCCGCCGTCGTCGAGGAACTCTCCGCGCGCCCCGAGGGGCCGCCGCCGCAGTCCCCCGTGGGCGTGACGTTCCCGGCCATCATCCGGCACGGCGTCGCGCTCTCAGCCGCAAACGTGGACCCGAGCTGGGTCGGGACGGATGTCGACAAGCTCCTGTCCGAGCGCCTCGGACGCGAAGTCCACGTCATGAACGACGCCGATGCCGCCGGCCTCGCGGAGGCGCGGTTCGGGGTGGGCGCAGGACGCGATGGCACCGTGCTGGTGATTACGCTGGGGACCGGCATCGGTTCGGCCTTCATCTTCAACGGCCAGCTAGTCCCGAACGTCGAGCTGGGGCACCTCGAGGTGGACGGCTTCGACGCCGAGACCAAGGCCTCCGCCATGGCGCGGGAGCGCGACGGCCTCGACTGGGACGAGTACGCCGTGCGCCTGCAGCGCTACTTTTCCCACGTGGAGTTCCTCTTCTCCCCCGAGCTCTTCATCGTGGGCGGCGGAATCTCCAAGCGCAGCGTGGACTTCCTGCCGAAGCTCAAGCTGGCCACGGAAATCGTGCCCGCCGAACTCAAGAACAACGCGGGCATCGTCGGCGCCGCCCTGCAGGCCGCGCACCATTTCAAGTACCCCGGGTAG